In sulfur-oxidizing endosymbiont of Gigantopelta aegis, a single window of DNA contains:
- the pseF gene encoding pseudaminic acid cytidylyltransferase: MNIAIIPARGGSKRIPKKNIKPFLGKPIIAYSIEAALASGLFEQVIVSTDDEEIAEVSRQYGASTPFVRPENLSDDYTGTTPVVNHAIQWCQAQGWNIDYVCCLYATAPFITDAILQQGYQHLIENNKSYTYSVTSFAFPIQRAVKLLEDGRPIPFQPEMMPKRSQDLIEAYHDAGQFYLGTADAFLTGKHDTIATILPRYRVQDIDTLEDWYRAELMYQAIQDKG; the protein is encoded by the coding sequence ATGAATATTGCTATTATTCCAGCACGCGGTGGTAGTAAGCGAATTCCTAAAAAAAATATTAAGCCCTTTTTAGGAAAACCCATTATTGCCTATTCTATTGAAGCGGCACTAGCATCCGGCTTATTTGAGCAGGTGATTGTTTCTACCGATGATGAGGAAATTGCTGAAGTGTCACGCCAATATGGTGCCAGCACACCCTTTGTGCGTCCTGAAAACTTATCTGATGACTATACGGGCACCACACCCGTAGTCAATCATGCTATCCAGTGGTGTCAGGCACAAGGTTGGAATATTGACTATGTTTGCTGCCTCTATGCGACAGCGCCTTTTATTACCGATGCCATTTTGCAGCAAGGCTATCAACATCTGATTGAAAATAATAAAAGCTATACTTATTCTGTGACATCTTTCGCCTTTCCGATTCAACGTGCCGTCAAACTACTTGAAGATGGTCGTCCTATCCCTTTTCAGCCCGAAATGATGCCAAAACGTTCACAAGATTTAATCGAGGCCTACCATGATGCCGGACAATTTTATTTAGGCACAGCCGATGCTTTTTTGACCGGCAAACACGACACCATCGCGACCATTTTACCACGCTATCGAGTCCAGGATATTGATACACTAGAAGACTGGTATCGTGCTGAATTAATGTATCAAGCGATTCAGGACAAAGGCTAA